In Triticum urartu cultivar G1812 chromosome 6, Tu2.1, whole genome shotgun sequence, the following proteins share a genomic window:
- the LOC125512128 gene encoding D-amino-acid transaminase, chloroplastic-like yields MAHLSAPPAAAGHRVSPSHQPFLALKKIAPSSGRAVAPAGLPSWGAAVARAAASSDRAAPAGTIVNPIDVPLLSFSEIAERLDAFQASGARSQNYVAMYSSIFGGITTDPSAMVIPIDDHMVHRGHGVFDTAAIMDGHLYELEQHIDRFLNSAQMAKIPLPFDRSTIRSVLIQTVCASKCSQGSLRYWLSVGPGDFQLSSSGCRNPALYAVVIESPSLPEPSGCKVITSSIPVKSQQFAVMKNVNYLPNALTKVEGEENGGFTGIWLDDEGFVAEGSNMNVGFVTPNKELLMPRFDKILSGCTAKRVLALAEQLVENGMLSGISLRNVSVQEGKEADEMMLIGSGILVKPVVQWDDQMIGSGKEGPIAQTLFNLVLEDMRSGPPSVRIPVPY; encoded by the exons ATGGCCCACCTCTCCGCCCCGCCTGCTGCCGCCGGCCACCGCGTCTCCCCATCACATCAGCCGTTCCTCGCTTTGAAGAAAATCGCGCCGTCATCGGGCCGAGCCGTCGCGCCGGCAGGGCTTCCTTCGTGGGGGGCGGCGGTGGCTAGAGCCGCCGCGAGCTCCGATCGGGCAG CACCGGCCGGCACCATTGTCAATCCAATTGATGTCCCTCTCTTGTCTTTCTCTGAG ATTGCAGAAAGGCTTGATGCGTTCCAAGCATCTGGTGCTAGAAGTCAAAATTACGTGGCCATGTACTCTAGTATTTTTGGTGGAATTACCACAGATCCCTCAGCAATGGTGATACCGATTGATGATCACATGGTCCATAGAGGACATGGTGTTTTTGATACTGCTGCTATTATGGATGG TCACCTTTATGAGTTAGAACAGCATATCGACCGCTTCCTGAATTCTGCCCAGATGGCCAAAATCCCATTGCCATTTGACCGTTCAACAATTCGAAGCGTACTTATTCAAACTGTGTGCGCATCAAAATGTTCTCAAGGATCACTCAGGTACTGGTTGTCTGTTGGACCTGGAGACTTCCAGTTATCTTCATCTGGCTGTAGAAACCCAGCTCTCTACGCTGTCGTCATTGAAAGTCCATCTTTGCCAGAACCATCTGGCTGCAAAGTGATCACATCATCCATACCGGTAAAGTCTCAACAATTTGCGGTCATGAAAAATGTAAACTACCTGCCGAATGCACTCACCAAGGTGGAAGGTGAGGAAAATGGTGGGTTTACCGGCATCTGGTTGGATGATGAGGGTTTCGTCGCTGAGGGTTCAAACATGAATGTTGGCTTTGTGACACCGAACAAGGAGCTTCTCATGCCCCGCTTCGACAAGATCCTGAGTGGGTGCACGGCAAAACGGGTTCTGGCCCTTGCCGAGCAGCTAGTGGAGAATGGAATGCTCAGTGGGATATCTTTAAGGAATGTGAGTGTCCAGGAAGGGAAGGAGGCCGACGAGATGATGCTCATTGGAAGTGGAATTCTTGTCAAACCTGTTGTTCAGTGGGATGATCAGATGATTGGCTCCG GTAAAGAAGGCCCAATTGCTCAAACACTTTTCAAccttgttcttgaggacatgagATCTGGTCCACCTTCAGTTCGTATCCCTGTCCCTTACTGA